Within the Phycisphaerae bacterium genome, the region GATTGAGATCGCGGCTCATCAGCAGGGGCAACCACCACGCCAATACCAGCAATACCGGGTTACGCAGAATGTGCCAACGGGCGATGCGTCGGTAGTGATCGAAAGCCCCGTCGGCGATCAAGCCGCGAATCTCCGGCCGCTGGGCCGTCAGGACGATCCCGATCGCCCCGCCGAGCGATTGCCCAAACGCGACGATCCGGCCCCGATCGACCTTCGGCTGTGCCAGCAGCCAGTCCAACGCGGCGTTCGCATCGGCGATCGAGCCCCGACGGCTGATGCGCCCCTCCGAACGTCCGTACCCGCGATAGTCAAAGCACAACACGTTCCAGCCGGCCGCCGGCAGCCATGCAACATGCTGAAAATGGCCGGTGAGATTGCCCGCGTTGCCGTGAAGGTGCAGGACGGTGCCCGCCGGCTCGCTCTCTGCCGGAAAGAACCACCCATGAAGCCGCAGCCCGTCAGGCGTGCCGATAGACACGTCCTCGAACTTCAGACCGTAATCGCAAGGCCGCTCGTACTCGGTGCGGTTCGGATAGTAAAAGAAGCTATCGGCCAGAAGCATGAGACTGAAGATCAGCTATCGGTTCCTCCGGATCCAGAAGCAAAGGCTCGTGCCCGTGCTCACCAAACGGGTATCCTAACCACGATGGTGCTGTCCAACCAGCCGGATTGCACCGGACGCCGCGAAGCCCGAATTCGCCGTTGATCCGACGCTCGGGATTCTCAAAGAACCGCCCGGAGCATCCCGGACTCGAGGTCTCGCATGCCGGTCCGGTGGCTCGCCGACCGGTCAGCTTCCTGCTAGGATACTCCTATGGTCGAAGTCGCTTTATCGCCTGGTGCTCCGCAAAGCGGCGTCTGCGTTCCTGTGCGGAGCAGACTGATTCTGTCATGAAAACAGAGTGGTGCGATCACAGGCGACATGATGTCAACGAAGCCCGTTAGCAAACGATGCCAAGCAACGAACCCGGCAAGAGGCCGCATCCTTATCGTCGGCGAGCGCGCTATTCCGGCACTCATCCCCGCCGGTTCGAGGATCGCTACAAGGAACTGAACCCGCAGGACTATCCAGGAATCCACGAGCATGTGCGGGGTCGGGGGCACACGCCGGCCGGAACGCACGTCCCGGTCATGGTCGACGAAGTCATGGCCTGCCTGCGACCAATGCCGGGGGAGGTCGTCGCCGACTGCACGGTCGGCTTCGGCGGCCACGCGAGGGAGTTCCTCAAGCGGATCGGGCCGAACGGCCGGCTGCTGGCGTTCGACGTGGACGAGCGGGAACTCGAGCGAACCCGGCAGCGTCTCGCGGACGCCGGCTTCGTGAACAACGTCCGCTTTCACCGCAGCAATTTCGCCGGCATCGGCAAGACCCTGATGATGGAACAACTCGACGGCTACGACGTGATCTTTGCGGATCTGGGCGTCTCCAGCATGCAGGTCGACGACCCGTCCCGGGGCTTCAGCTATAAGCACGACGGGCCGCTCGACATGCGGATGGACCAGCGCATCCCGCGCTCCGCCGCCGACTGGTTAAGCGATCTCTCCGAGGAAGAGCTGGTTGCCATACTGCGCGATCTGGCCGACGAACCCGATGCCGAACCAATCGCCCGGCAAATCATCGAGTGCGGGACAGTCGAACCAATCAAGCGAACAGGCCAACTGGTCCAGATCATCTTCAAGGCGAAGCGGCTTACCCGCCGACGGTGGCGCGAACGTGCGGCCAGGGACCAGCGCGAGCTTCATCCGGCCGCGCGGGTCTTCCAGGCCCTGCGGATCCTGGTCAACGACGAGCTGAGCAGCCTGCGGCACCTGCTTCGCATCGCGCCTTCCTGTCTGCGGCCAGGCGGTCGCATTGGCATCATCAGCTTCCACAATGGCGAGGACCGACTCGTTGCCAGATCATTCCGCGAGGGATTACAGTCCGGCGCGTATGCGTCGGCCGCTGATGAGGCCATCCGCCCGGGACGTCAGGAACGGTACGACAATCCCCGTTGCGCCTCGGCCATGCTCCGATGGGCCCAGACCCCGCACGTGCGTTCATAGAACCGCCTTTGTATAATCCCGTCCACTCAAAACGAAACGGCAAACAGTCAGGAGCTGGCAGCTTCCTGAAGGAGTGCAAGATGATCCGTACGCTGACCGCGTTCTTGTCGATCCTCGTCATCTTGTCTTCCGGCTGCAGTACCGGAAGACGGCTGTTCAACGGCAAAGACACCTCCGGATGGGTTGAGGTCGGCAGCCAAGGTGCTTGGACGGCCGAGACCGGAAACGTGTGCCCCACGCGAGGTCCGGCCCTCAAATGCAGCGGCCGGAACATCGGCTACGCCTGGCTGAGCACCGACCGAGAATACGGAGACTTCGAGTTGACCCTCGAGTGGCGGATCAACCCCGGGGGCAACACCGGCGTGTTCTGCCGAGTCCCCGATCGCGACGGCCGCGCCAGCATGAAGGGCTTTGAGGTCCAGGCCCGCGACGACCGCAACGACAAGGACCTCACCGACGTCAGCGGCGCCATATTCAATCGCATCGCCGCCGCTGGCAGGTTCGCCAGGCCGCCCGGCCAGTGGAACCGCCTTAAAATCATCTGCATGGGCCGCCGTCTTCGGGTGGAACTCAACGGCCACGTCACGGTGGATGCCGACATGGACAGTGTTCCGGCCAAGGGCAACGACCCACCGATGAGAAACGTGCCTGACGCGGGATATATTGGCCTGCAGAACCACGGTACCCCGGCCGAGTTCCGCGACATCCGAATCCGAGAGCTTCGGTGAGTTCCTCAGGTCGATCATAGCGTGGAGGTTAAGACACACCTGCAATCGGCCCGTCCTGATCGTGGCATTCGGGCAGACCTTGGCGGGTGCTGCTGGCAGCTTCGGGCCTTCCTGGCCGAAGCGACAGCTTCGGCGCGGAGCAGGCCGCTCGCCAGTGCCCAACTGACGTGGCGGAGAAAAACAGCACAAACGCGAGAACAAGTTGGCAGGAGGTCTTCTGATGATCCCAAACCTTGTCGAGCAGGTCGGGCAAGCGGCTGTTTACGTGGTCAACGCCGGCGGCGGTGCCAAACTCAACGCGGTCCGCGAACTGATGATTGTGCTTCTGGGCATCGAGGCCGGGGCGGCCGGCGGCGGGCGGGATGCCTGCTGGCTGCAACTGCAGGTCGTCAAACACAACGGCGTGACTCTGACCGCAACCGTATTGGTGGATGATCCCCTGCTAACCCCCGAGCACACCGGCAAGGCCCGCGTACTCCGGTATATCTACCAGGAGGGCGACCACCAGCCGATCGAATACGTCAACGGCATACGCGGCGGCGCGTTTACCACTGTCTTCGGGCTGCTGCCCAACTTCTTTCCGGCTTTCGAGAAGGACGATCTGGAGAAGACGCTCTTTCCAGACAGCGGCAAGTACCTGGGCCACAAGATCGAGAAGAAAGCAACGCGCAAGGTTGACGCGCACGTTCCCCGCAACGTTCTGCGCCTGGAACTCGATCCGGAAATGCTCGTCGGCACCGGCCGCAACTGCCGCGAGGTCGAAGGCCGCCGCGTGTGGACGGGTGACGAGTATCAATACCGCACTTTCGAGAAAGCCGACTACGACGAGATGATCGACGCGGGCATCAACTACTTCTGGGTGGATCGGCGGCAGGAGGAATGGGTCCGCAACCGTCCGGTGTTCTTCCTCAAATGGCACGGCAACAAGCCCGACTACCCGGAAATGTTCTACCGGGCCAACTGCCGCGGGATCAGCATGTTCATGGACGAGCCCGCGGTACACATGGCCTGGTTCTTCCAGCGACACGGCCCGTTCACCAAGACGCTCTCAGGCCCGGCCGGAGCCGCCCGCTTCCTGGAAGCCCGTGTTCGCGACGACATCAAGACCGGCAACTACTCGCAGTTGCGGCTGCATGACATGCTCCGAAACCAGTACGACCTCGGCGATATGACCATCCGCGAAAACCACTATCCGGCGTGGGAAACGATGGAGTGGTCGGTGTACTACCAGATGAAAGCCGGCCTGCCAGGCGCCGTGCATGAGGGACGCTACACCAACAAGGCCGACGTCAACGTGTTCAACGCCGAATACGACACACGCATACCGGACACGCCGGAAAACAACATGCGGATTCGCTACGCCTGGTTCCGCGGGGCGGCGCGGATGTTCAAGGGTGACTGGGGCACGGCCATCTACGGCCAGTGCGAGGAGTCGGTCGCCCCGCTGGCCGTTACCATGGCGTGGGACATGGGCGCCCGCTACGTGTGGTACTGGACCTCGGACCGCCTGCACCACATGCCGTACGCCGAACAGCTCGCCCTGACGCGGCATCTGCGCGAGCATGCCCGCAAGAACCCGCGCAAACCCCTCGCTGAGCTGAACCGGGCGGCCCGGGCGGTGATCCTTCTGCCCGACGGCTACGTCCTGACCGGATTCCACATGTACGAAACCAACGTTTTCCATCTCGACCGGATCAACGAGAAAGGCCTTCGGTATCGCGACGTCCTCAAGCCGGCGGCGCTGCAAATGGAGCGGTACCTTAAGGAGAGTATTCCGTTCGACATCATCTACAACGACGGAACGCCAGGCTGGGAGGAGTACGACGAGGCGGTGATCGTCGGCGAGGACGGCTCCGCCCGCTGGTACAAGAAAGGGCAGCACGTCGGCGACCCTCCGTTGCCGCAGCGGACGCCGGCCGAACTGGCCTCCAAGGCCCCGGTCATCCGCATCCGCCACGAACAGCCGGCCGCAGACGCCGCCCCGCTGAGCGTCAAGCTCATCGCTGACATTGACAACGACGGCAAGCCGGTCGGGCTGCGCACCCGCGACTGGGGCACGCCGAACTGGACCTACATGGAGGCTTTCTGGCGGGTCTATGACGATCTGGCCGAACCGCGTTTCCACATCGGCCGGACACTCGAACACACTTTCCGCAAACCGGGAGCCTACCGAATAACGGCTTGGACCTGCAACGAGGACGGCGTTGCCGGGCGCACCGAAACGACAATTCTGGTGGAGGACGGCAAGTGAGCCTGCACGAGATCGAGCGAATCGGCGAGGTATATGTGGCCCGCAGCGCGATCATCGTCGGCGATGTCACGCTCGGCGAGGGCTGCAACATCTGGCACCACGTTGTGCTGCGCGGCGATGTGGCCCCGATCCGGCTGGGCAAGCGCGTCAACGTGCAGGACGGCTCAGTGTTGCACTGTAATCACGACATCCCTCTGGAGATCGCCGATGACGTGGCCATTGGTCACCTGGCGTGTGTCCACTGCAAACGCGTCGGTCCCAATACGCTCATCGCCACGCGGGCGACGGTGCTCGACAATTGCGAAATCGGTCAGGATTGCATGATCGGCGCGGGGGCGGTGGTTCCCCCCGGCACGGTCATCCCCGACGGCTCCGTCGCCCTGGGCATGCCGGCCAAAGTCATCCGCCCGATCAAGGATCGAGACCGCGAGTACATCCGCCGCGTCCTGACCTATTACCAGGACCTTGCCCGCCGCCATGCAGAGGGCGAATTCAAATCGTTCACGTCCGAGGAAACCGGAAAAACGGCCTCGGAAGCAGGGCCCGGAAGACGCGAGTCACGTCGCACGTTCCACAGCAGAGAGAGTCCGGGAGCGTAGTTTCGAGAGGCAAGCTCGTGAGCCACATGCCGGAAGAGGGCCGACGAGGGCGCCGACCCCACTCGGGCCGCCCAACGATCTGGCTAATAGCTAACAGCTCAAAGCTCTCTCTTCTGACCACTGACAACTGACCACTGACAACTACCCCCGTGCGACATACGGGATGGTAATCGGCCCCTCGGGCAACACGCAGATGGACAATCGATTGCCGTGGGCCTTCGATGCTAACTCGGCCAGCGTGTCCTCCACCTTGCGGCAAGGTTTCAGCAGACACTGGGTAATCTGCTCGTCGGTCAAACCGTCAGACCGGATGTAAACCTCGGCTCGGGCCTGGATCATGGTTTGAACCTGCACCTGCCACTGGTCGGGCGAGCTGAAACCGGGCGACCGAACGCGAGCAAGCAGCTCGGCCGGGCTCTTGGACTCGCGAAGCAGTTTCCCGTAGCAACCATGCTCGGGAATGCCGTCCCAGCACTGCGAAACGGCGATGATCGCACCACCCTCCCGAACCACTTGGTTGGCCGCCGAGACCCCCTTGATCGTCTGGTAGAGATTAAGGTCCAGCGGATAGCCCGAGTTGCTGGTGATGACTACGTCGAACGGCTCGGCTACCGGGACCATCGCGCAACTCTTGACGAACGCGCAACCGGCCTTGTGAGCCTCATAGAGGTCGCCGGCAAACACTCCGGTGATCTGCTTGTCGCGATTCATCGCCACGTTGAGCAGGAAGGTCGGCTTGGTCATCCGGGCGGCTTCGAGCATCTCTTCCCAGATCGGGTTGCCGTCGGTGATGCCCCAGGTGCTCTTGGGATGACCGATCATCTCCGCCCCGTGATTGTCGAGCACGCTCTCCGCCCCGGCGATGGAGGGCAACACACCCTTCGGCCCGCCGCTGAATCCGGCGAAAAAGTGCGGCTCGATGAACCCG harbors:
- a CDS encoding DUF1080 domain-containing protein; protein product: MIRTLTAFLSILVILSSGCSTGRRLFNGKDTSGWVEVGSQGAWTAETGNVCPTRGPALKCSGRNIGYAWLSTDREYGDFELTLEWRINPGGNTGVFCRVPDRDGRASMKGFEVQARDDRNDKDLTDVSGAIFNRIAAAGRFARPPGQWNRLKIICMGRRLRVELNGHVTVDADMDSVPAKGNDPPMRNVPDAGYIGLQNHGTPAEFRDIRIRELR
- the larA gene encoding nickel-dependent lactate racemase encodes the protein MSSNGTKRVHLAYGKTGLDVQVPADAVVIEPKYVKGLPDERGALIEAMRRPIGTPPLRDLVKAGQTVTIVHTDITRATPNERILPPLLAELESAGIKRSDIILLNALGTHRPQTREELEVMLGKEVVANYRCIQHDGNDDASLVKLGRTRFDHDIRVNRHFVEADVRILTGFIEPHFFAGFSGGPKGVLPSIAGAESVLDNHGAEMIGHPKSTWGITDGNPIWEEMLEAARMTKPTFLLNVAMNRDKQITGVFAGDLYEAHKAGCAFVKSCAMVPVAEPFDVVITSNSGYPLDLNLYQTIKGVSAANQVVREGGAIIAVSQCWDGIPEHGCYGKLLRESKSPAELLARVRSPGFSSPDQWQVQVQTMIQARAEVYIRSDGLTDEQITQCLLKPCRKVEDTLAELASKAHGNRLSICVLPEGPITIPYVARG
- the rsmH gene encoding 16S rRNA (cytosine(1402)-N(4))-methyltransferase RsmH, producing MPSNEPGKRPHPYRRRARYSGTHPRRFEDRYKELNPQDYPGIHEHVRGRGHTPAGTHVPVMVDEVMACLRPMPGEVVADCTVGFGGHAREFLKRIGPNGRLLAFDVDERELERTRQRLADAGFVNNVRFHRSNFAGIGKTLMMEQLDGYDVIFADLGVSSMQVDDPSRGFSYKHDGPLDMRMDQRIPRSAADWLSDLSEEELVAILRDLADEPDAEPIARQIIECGTVEPIKRTGQLVQIIFKAKRLTRRRWRERAARDQRELHPAARVFQALRILVNDELSSLRHLLRIAPSCLRPGGRIGIISFHNGEDRLVARSFREGLQSGAYASAADEAIRPGRQERYDNPRCASAMLRWAQTPHVRS
- a CDS encoding alpha/beta hydrolase; protein product: MLLADSFFYYPNRTEYERPCDYGLKFEDVSIGTPDGLRLHGWFFPAESEPAGTVLHLHGNAGNLTGHFQHVAWLPAAGWNVLCFDYRGYGRSEGRISRRGSIADANAALDWLLAQPKVDRGRIVAFGQSLGGAIGIVLTAQRPEIRGLIADGAFDHYRRIARWHILRNPVLLVLAWWLPLLMSRDLNPIDFVSRIAPRPILLMHGTADTVCPAVMARRLYAAAAEPKEIWLIEGANHYQAMQEMPEQTHPRMLAFFEKCVRRQP
- a CDS encoding gamma carbonic anhydrase family protein encodes the protein MSLHEIERIGEVYVARSAIIVGDVTLGEGCNIWHHVVLRGDVAPIRLGKRVNVQDGSVLHCNHDIPLEIADDVAIGHLACVHCKRVGPNTLIATRATVLDNCEIGQDCMIGAGAVVPPGTVIPDGSVALGMPAKVIRPIKDRDREYIRRVLTYYQDLARRHAEGEFKSFTSEETGKTASEAGPGRRESRRTFHSRESPGA